A stretch of Castanea sativa cultivar Marrone di Chiusa Pesio chromosome 2, ASM4071231v1 DNA encodes these proteins:
- the LOC142625756 gene encoding nuclear transcription factor Y subunit C-3-like, whose product MDQLGHGQPAGQVPYGLNPYQPNQMIGASQPGSVGTMQSPSQTAGLSASSAQLAQHQLAYQHIHHQQQQQLQQQLQNFWTNQYQEIEQTSDFKNHSLPLARIKKIMKADEDVRMISAEAPVIFARACEMFILELTLRSWNHTEENKRRTLQKNDIAAAITRTDIFDFLVDIVPREDLKDEVLASIPRAGNLPVGGDALPYYYMQPQHSSQVGAPGMIMGKPVMDQVYGQQTRPYMTQSAWPHLQHEQPPSDS is encoded by the coding sequence ATGGATCAGCTAGGGCATGGTCAGCCTGCAGGTCAAGTGCCATATGGCCTCAATCCATATCAACCAAACCAAATGATTGGGGCCTCCCAACCTGGATCAGTGGGAACTATGCAGTCTCCTAGTCAGACAGCAGGACTCTCTGCCTCTTCAGCTCAGCTTGCACAACACCAACTTGCTTATCAGCACATTCACCaccaacagcaacagcaactgCAACAACAGCTCCAAAATTTTTGGACAAATCAGTACCAAGAGATTGAGCAGACTTCTGATTTCAAGAACCATAGCCTGCCATTGGCTAGAATTAAGAAGATTATGAAAGCCGATGAGGATGTAAGGATGATATCAGCTGAAGCCCCGGTCATATTTGCCAGGGCCTGTGAAATGTTCATTCTAGAGTTGACACTTCGGTCTTGGAATCACACGGAGGAGAACAAAAGGAGGACACTCCAGAAAAATGACATTGCAGCTGCAATTACAAGGACTGATATATTTGATTTTCTGGTTGATATTGTTCCAAGGGAGGATTTGAAGGATGAAGTACTTGCATCGATCCCAAGAGCTGGAAATCTTCCAGTCGGAGGTGATGCTCTTCCTTACTATTACATGCAACCTCAGCATTCTTCACAGGTTGGTGCTCCAGGGATGATCATGGGCAAGCCGGTAATGGATCAAGTTTATGGCCAACAGACTCGGCCTTACATGACTCAGTCGGCATGGCCACATCTACAGCATGAGCAGCCACCCTCAGATTCTTGA